A genomic window from Bdellovibrio sp. SKB1291214 includes:
- a CDS encoding NAD(P)H-hydrate dehydratase, with translation MKTTPSSVRILRKQGAANLLPAVSSADNKSSRGKSLIMAGSASYPGAGVLASKAALRMGSGYVILAQPDLSVSAWDHPDFILKDLSVTSWKSIEHKAVLLGPGFGVNNFTAKLIRELKSAGETHVILDADALTVVAQEKIHPLPASWILTPHTGELSRLIGKPADEINRDRISAAKLAQKKFGCVVLLKGHKTLIATKKDLATIATGNSALAKAGTGDVLAGIMTALRAQNMNPADAALLAAYIHGATANLWVARRKDPLSMMASDVIELVPEVLFQLRKLKNG, from the coding sequence ATGAAAACCACACCAAGTTCTGTCAGAATTCTGCGAAAACAAGGCGCTGCGAATCTTTTACCTGCAGTTTCATCGGCTGATAATAAAAGCAGCCGTGGTAAGAGTCTGATTATGGCCGGAAGCGCTTCGTATCCTGGAGCTGGTGTTTTAGCATCCAAAGCAGCTCTGAGAATGGGCAGTGGTTACGTGATTTTAGCTCAGCCTGATCTGTCCGTTTCTGCTTGGGATCATCCCGATTTTATTTTAAAGGACCTTTCAGTAACCTCATGGAAGTCGATTGAGCACAAGGCCGTATTGTTAGGCCCGGGCTTTGGAGTAAACAACTTCACCGCCAAACTCATTCGCGAATTGAAATCAGCTGGCGAAACCCATGTGATTTTGGATGCCGATGCTTTGACCGTAGTGGCGCAAGAAAAAATACATCCCTTGCCAGCCAGTTGGATTCTCACTCCGCATACGGGGGAACTGTCACGATTGATCGGGAAACCTGCCGATGAAATCAACCGCGATCGCATCAGTGCTGCAAAACTTGCTCAGAAAAAGTTCGGCTGTGTGGTTTTACTAAAAGGTCACAAGACTTTGATAGCCACCAAAAAAGACCTCGCCACCATTGCCACTGGAAATTCGGCCTTGGCTAAGGCGGGGACTGGAGATGTCTTAGCCGGAATCATGACAGCACTGCGCGCACAGAATATGAATCCTGCGGATGCGGCTTTGCTGGCTGCTTATATCCACGGAGCGACAGCAAATCTATGGGTGGCCCGAAGAAAGGATCCACTCTCGATGATGGCATCTGACGTCATCGAGCTTGTGCCAGAGGTTTTGTTCCAACTGCGCAAACTTAAGAACGGGTAA
- the map gene encoding type I methionyl aminopeptidase, translated as MIVKTEAELEGLKKIGKVVANCLKYMSQKIEPGMTTRELDNLGGEYLAKYGARSGPILVYNFPGHTCISLNHEAAHGVPSDKIIKAGDLINIDVSAELNGFYADNGGSFMVPPERADYARLLEATKKALNHAIAGIKGGVKINTIGQRVEEIADEYGYSIIENLGSHGVGKSLHEAPEFIPSYFDRKDDRRLKEGHVITIEPFLSTGAFCVDNVAGDEWTLVTSPEHRTAQFEHTMVVLKDRALLLTIPDETV; from the coding sequence ATGATCGTAAAGACGGAAGCGGAATTAGAAGGACTAAAAAAGATTGGTAAGGTCGTTGCCAATTGTCTTAAATACATGTCCCAAAAAATAGAACCCGGTATGACAACGAGAGAGTTGGATAATCTGGGTGGCGAGTATTTGGCAAAATATGGTGCTCGCTCCGGTCCCATCCTCGTTTATAATTTTCCAGGACATACATGCATCAGCTTGAATCATGAAGCGGCTCATGGCGTGCCTTCCGACAAGATCATCAAAGCGGGTGACTTGATTAATATCGACGTCTCTGCCGAGTTAAATGGTTTTTATGCGGATAACGGTGGCTCTTTCATGGTTCCGCCTGAGCGTGCTGATTATGCACGATTACTTGAAGCAACTAAAAAAGCACTGAACCACGCTATCGCCGGAATTAAAGGTGGTGTGAAGATAAACACCATCGGTCAGCGAGTCGAAGAAATCGCTGATGAATATGGTTACTCGATCATTGAAAATTTAGGTAGCCATGGGGTTGGCAAATCTTTGCACGAGGCTCCCGAATTCATCCCAAGTTATTTTGATCGTAAAGACGATCGCCGCTTGAAAGAAGGCCACGTCATCACGATCGAACCGTTTTTATCAACGGGCGCGTTTTGTGTCGACAATGTTGCTGGTGACGAGTGGACTTTGGTAACTTCCCCTGAACATCGCACAGCTCAGTTCGAACACACGATGGTCGTTTTGAAAGATCGTGCTTTGCTCCTGACAATTCCTGACGAAACTGTTTAA
- a CDS encoding IS3 family transposase has protein sequence MVFKAKSECPSMSLSKLCSSAKVSRGGYYKWHKKRSFQLNADEQLIFEVFARGKSKWGSRRVKMYLLREHGLIMNLKKVRRILRSLGLKATVRRKRNSKFILAKEVHRVLPNILQQNFKVEEPDRVYSTDVTHLYYGSSQRAYLSATKDLATREIVYHSVSTNTDVALVTQGLKERLQKVSPAKRKNLVIHSDQGAVYTSKSYRRILSVLNIKQSMSRRGNCLDNAPIESFFGHLKDELNSSSCLTIRELSAEIDRYIKYYNSQRPQWALKGKTPIEYRGSIN, from the coding sequence ATAGTTTTCAAGGCGAAGTCTGAATGTCCATCAATGTCTTTATCGAAGCTTTGCTCTTCAGCCAAGGTCTCTCGCGGAGGATATTATAAATGGCACAAGAAAAGATCTTTTCAGCTAAATGCAGATGAGCAGCTCATATTTGAGGTCTTTGCCCGAGGAAAAAGTAAATGGGGATCTCGACGTGTAAAGATGTATTTATTGAGAGAACATGGGTTGATCATGAACTTAAAGAAAGTCCGAAGAATTTTAAGATCGCTAGGTCTGAAAGCAACGGTTAGACGTAAAAGAAATTCTAAGTTTATTCTGGCTAAGGAAGTCCATCGCGTTTTACCCAATATTCTTCAGCAAAATTTTAAGGTCGAAGAGCCTGATCGAGTATATTCAACAGATGTGACACATTTATATTATGGAAGTTCCCAAAGAGCTTATCTGTCAGCGACAAAGGATCTTGCAACTCGAGAGATCGTTTATCACAGCGTTTCTACAAACACTGACGTAGCATTAGTTACGCAAGGACTAAAAGAGCGACTTCAAAAAGTTTCTCCAGCAAAGCGCAAAAATTTGGTGATTCACTCAGATCAAGGTGCTGTTTATACGAGCAAAAGTTATCGTCGAATACTAAGCGTTCTAAATATTAAACAATCCATGTCACGCCGAGGAAATTGTTTGGATAATGCACCGATAGAAAGCTTCTTTGGCCACCTGAAAGACGAGCTGAACAGTTCTAGCTGTCTAACTATCAGAGAATTAAGCGCCGAAATTGACAGATATATTAAATATTACAATAGCCAACGACCGCAATGGGCATTAAAAGGAAAAACCCCGATTGAATATCGGGGTTCGATTAACTAA